A single Bacillus sp. HMF5848 DNA region contains:
- a CDS encoding GNAT family N-acetyltransferase, whose product MKYIRVTSIEDPLFKKMHDLMKEVFPPEEVLAFDLWKGPLEDPSIRVFVVVDKNQVVGTTEYRYYPDWSIAMTDFTIIGRHGMGIGPFIVEKRNEDLQALSNGELSGMFAEIYDPYRVKDHEFGGVKTMDPFVRREVLSHLGYKRLDFSYVHPSWHNDGEAVSGLDLCFMPTDNKTELPAELIVKFLTTYYSVLSEKPAEWIEMIENLKEKQTVELLPL is encoded by the coding sequence ATGAAATATATCCGTGTAACGTCAATTGAAGATCCTTTATTTAAAAAAATGCATGATTTAATGAAAGAGGTTTTCCCACCAGAAGAAGTATTAGCCTTTGATCTATGGAAGGGGCCTCTAGAGGACCCTAGCATTCGTGTGTTTGTAGTAGTTGATAAAAATCAAGTAGTCGGCACAACAGAATATCGATACTATCCTGATTGGAGCATTGCGATGACTGATTTTACAATTATCGGTCGACATGGAATGGGAATCGGGCCATTTATTGTAGAAAAGAGAAATGAAGATCTACAGGCATTATCAAATGGTGAGCTTTCGGGCATGTTTGCTGAAATATATGACCCTTATCGTGTAAAGGATCATGAGTTTGGTGGCGTGAAAACGATGGATCCATTCGTGAGGCGTGAAGTACTATCTCACCTAGGATACAAGCGTTTAGATTTCTCATATGTCCATCCTTCTTGGCATAATGACGGAGAGGCAGTATCAGGTTTAGACCTTTGCTTTATGCCTACCGATAACAAAACGGAGCTTCCAGCTGAGTTAATCGTAAAATTCCTAACCACATACTATTCCGTGCTATCGGAAAAACCTGCTGAGTGGATTGAAATGATTGAAAATTTGAAAGAGAAACAAACAGTAGAACTGTTACCCCTATAA